ccggcgatgcgctttcagtgggaggagacgttcccgtcgacgacgaggcgcctacggtgacttcgtaaatctcaagatgatatgccggctcagtctctcggaggtgctcataggggtagggtgtgcatgcgtgcgttcataggggtgagtgtatgcgcgtgtatatgagcgcttgtgtctgtactgaagGTCAAAAAAAAGTAATAGGACCTGTAGTGATTTTTTTTTCTCGTTCTGAATTATCTGAATCCCAAAAATGTCTCATCTTCAAATGCCCGCCATCCCTAAGCTCCGAGAgcgaaaatggcgccaccacctcCAACCCTCCCTCCACCCTACCATTCCCTCCCCAACGTCCTTTCCCTCCCCCGCCGGCACGCCCGGCTCCCCATCCGACACCTCCTCACAGCGCAcgccctcgccgtcgtcgccggccacctcTCCCTCCCCGACCCCAACACCCACACGCTACTCCTTGCCGCTTACTCCCGCCTCGAGTGCGCCCGCGGCCCCTACACACTTCTCCTCCTCTTCCGCTCCTCCCTCCGCCTCTCCGTGCCCCCCACCCGCCGCTCCCTCCCTCTCGCCGTCTCCGCTGCCTCCTCCTTACGCCTCCACCTCCCGCTCGCACTCTCCCTTCACGCCGTCGCGGTAACCCGCAACCTCCTCCAGTTCGCGCACGTCGCCAACGCCTTCGTCTCCCTCTACGGCAAGAACGGGCTGCCGGACTCCGCGCGcagggtgttcgacgaaatgcccacACCGGACGTCATCTCCTACAATGCTCTGATGGACGGGTACATCAAGACTGGGCGACTGGGGCTTGCCATGAAGGAGTTCCATCCGATGCCGCAGCGGGACGCCGTGTCCTGGGGCACGGTGATAGCAGGGTGTGCGAAGGTCGGGCAAtgggaggaggcggtggcgctgtTTAACAGGATGAGGGGCGAGGGATTGAGGCCAGACGATGTTGCATTGACTGCAGTGCTGTCATGCTGCGCACATCTCGGGGCGCTAGAGAAGGGAAGGGAGGTCCATGAGTATGTAATGCAAAGCAGGTCCCGGCCAAATGTGTTCTTGTGCACAGGGCTTGTTGATCTGTATGCAAAATGTGGGTGTGTTGAGGTTGCCCAGGAGGTGTTTGATTGGTGCCCTGTGAGGAATGTGTTCACCTGGAACGCGCTCATCGTCGGGCTGGCAATGCACGGGCATGGCACAGTGGCAGTCAAGTACTTCAACCGCATGCTGGTTGAGGGGGTTCGGCCAGACGGAGTTACCTTCTTAGGGGTCTTGATCGGTTGCAGCCATACCGGCCTGGTTGACATGGCAAAGAGGATCTTCTCCGAGATGGAAGGCAAGTATGGCGTGTCTCGGGAGCTTAAGCATTATGGATGCATGGCTGACCTGCTTGGTCGAGCCGGGCTCATCGAGGAAGCAATGAAGATGGTGGAGAAGATGTCGACGAAAGGGGATACTTACGTCTGGGGAGGTATACTCGCTGGTTGTCGAATGCACGGGAATGTGGAGGCAGCAGAGGTTGCAGCAAGACATTTGCTGGAGCTCAACCCTGAAGACGGCGGGGTATACTCTGTCCTGGCCGGGATCTATGCAGATGCTGGCAGGTGGGAGGATGTTGCAAGGGTTAGGAAACTGATGGATCACAGGACTGGTAGGAGAAATGTTGGTTGCAGTTCCATTACAACGAACCAATAAGACATACTGAGTTGGTCACGGCAGCATGCTATCTGAGCGTAGTAGATTCTACCTAGAAGGTTGCCATTGCAAAGTAGAAATCGGCTCAGGAAGATGACAGATACTCTGCTAGGGGTAGCAATGATTAGATAGTGACGAGGTATAAGGTATCGCTGTGAAAATTTCAGTATTTCAAGATTTACTGCACATATAGTTGTAACTGTCTTCTCCAAGAGTCCAAGACCCAGACCTCTTTGCGGTGCAAACTTTATGCTGCAAAACGCGAGTGTGAACATGACAATGCATATTCAAGGACTTCTTATCAAGTCAAAATGGGTTAGCAGTTAGGTGCAGCTTAGAATTCATGCTAATGGTTTCCCTGCCGCatactttgtactaaatcagcgacacttactTTGGgactttgggacggagggagtggtTCATGTCTATCGGTGTTGCAAAAACTCAATGTGCTACAAACCACGGTTAGTCCATGCTTAAAAGATGATGGAAGAGAAGCACGCATACTGCAATTGAAATGAGTTATGAAGCCACTCGTTGGTTACTTCGTTGTTCCAACATTCAGCTCCACAGATAACTAGCCTCCTGCGCTCCTTGCCTTCTTTGCAAACTTCTCAGGTCTCAGGTCCTGCGCTCCTTGCCTTCTTTGCAAACTTCTTCTCAGGTCTCAGGTCTTCGTTGTAGCCCGTTACACCAATCACGACCTCTATTCCTATTCAAAACAAGCAGCACATAAACTGATCTACACACCATTAGAGCGAAACATAGCTTGGTTCTTACTGTTGTCAGCAAGATTGCAATCGGTTAGCAACTGTTGAGAATCATGAATTCTCAATGACCAACACACGCACACATTGACTGATTTCACATACTTTTGAATCTATATCCAGTTTCTTGAGTTGCCAGGGCTTTGTCTGAAACTCATCAGTAGAAATCATGCCATGTCATGAGAACATATAGGTCATTACTGAACAATGCAAGCTGCCCCATGATTTCCATCAAATCTTCAAAATGATTCTGTAGCTCTTAAATCTCAATCTGAGCTTGTTCCCCCTTCTTTACAGTAGCCAAGCCTCAACAGCACCTTGAAGCATTCCGATCAGCAAAGCAGGAAAAGGTTGCGGCGGTACTGATCCAGTCGGTCCTGTCTTCATGCTTCCAAGGCATGGTCTGTTCTTGCCAAGAAGGCTCGGTTGTGCATAATTCATGATATTGTAAGTTTCAGAGTGAAAACACAATGGAAGATATGAACAACTCCTGCATCTGCCAAAACAACATTTTTATTTTGTCCCAATCAAATACAACAGGCTTTCATGTATGAAATGGCTACACAAATGTTATCCAAGGAGAAATGTTATTGCGTCTCTCAATGAGATAATTCCTTGCACAAATCTAGTCATCGGTTCAATAACGACAAGCCGCCGCACCCCTGATAAGATACATATATGATGTTAGAAATTCAAACCAATCTGTCAAATTTATGTTGAAATCATCAATTTTATAGACTGATCTCATGTAAAATGCAATCCTCACTCACTCCCTACATGCATGTGCCTTTATCTCACAAACTAGTACCTGGAACAGACAATTGATCCAACACCTCGAGCAACGTACTCGTGCTCAAACAGGTATGACACTGTCTCCGCCCATTCACCTGATATTGCAGCTCCAAAGCCTAAAAAGAGGGTTCAGTATAGAGTGGGATTATAATCACAAAGAAGACAAATACACTGTAAAAATGCAGTGCATGGATATATACAGAGTTAGCAAGAACCATAGCAATTTGTGCAGTTGAACGTATGCCCTGGTTTCAAGTGGACTTATGGACCATTGACCTCACTGATTCAATCATTCAATTATTAATGCAACAAATAAATGAGCCATTGGACATCAGCCTGGCCAGATAACTTCATGTTCTATTTTCTTCCTTTTCACATTTGATGAACCAACATCACAACATTCAAGCTGTGTCATCTAATTATGTAACAGAACGGGCATCACAGAAGCACATGAGTCCAAATTTATGCATGTCAAAAGAAGGTAACGGGTACAGGCTCAAAGCAAGATGAAGGGAACATACATTCTCCACGGTCAATTGCTCAAGTTCAATGCAAGCGTAAACATCATTCTTCGCCAGAGCCATGATATCACTGTAGAAACAGGTTAATGCTGAGTGAATTGAGTGAACAGGGCAGTTGCAAGATAATCACATCAGCTATCCTGGCGTTTTCTCTAAAGATAGTGATGCTCTGCATGGGTATATCAACTCCAGTTTTTCAGGAACATCATATACAAAAgaaagaattccttatttaacactattTTAAATTGTGTTTCCCTATTTAACACTGAAAAACTTTTTCTTCCCTATGTAACACCAAGTGTAAATTTTATGCCCTTTATGACACTTCCGTCCATTTTTAGGTTTAACGGTGTTAGATTGCATGTAAAAAGACACTTTTGCCCTTACACATAGAGCTCTTGCATGTGTGTTCAACTAGCGACGTGAGTGGAAGAAAGCTTTGCTGTGTGCGGCTCATTCGGCTTGGGTTGCAGCGACGTGCAGGATGCAGTGCTCACCTCCGCGACCTGGGCTATGGCAACAGCAGCtgtggcagcacgacggcatgtgcCTACGGTTATACGGTATGCATGGAGCTCACTGTGGCGTGGCGCGCAGCCGGCGGCAGGCGGACGGTGGAGCAGTGGCACTATGAGACGAGTGGGGCCAGTGCTGCGTAGGAAAGCAGAGGCCGGGAGCAGCGCAAGTGCCAGCAGGGTCACGTTTCTTTTCTTATCCGCGATGAGCTTTAACGGCAGGTTAAATATATATGCACGATTGGTCATGAAGCTGGTGTATGCATGTGCTCGTACGTGCTATCTCTTGATGGATTGTTGCTGCATGTAAACTTTTTTTTTGACGGGTTGCTGCATGTAACCTTAGCTAATTAGCTTTGCCTCACATATGACCGCACCATACCATGTGCGCATGCGTATTCGGGTATTCGTGTGCTGTCTTGTATGCGTATACACCCAATACACCCGGCTAATcatacatgcatgcaagtattgaAATTTTGGTCAAAAATCACATTAGGGGCAAAAGGGTCTTTTCAAGTGTTATTTAACACCGTTAAGGCTCAAAATAGACGGAAGTGttataaaaggcataaaatttaaCCTTGATGTTAGATAAGGAAGAGAAATATTTTCAGTATCAAATAGGGAAACAAAGTTTAagacagtgttaaataaggaattatACAAAACATTTGAAACAGAACCAAATGTGAAAAATAATAAGGATATAAATTAGCTGGTGAACGCTATAGGATTTCTGGTGACACCAAATttatcatcaaaaataaaccaAGATTATGCCAAATGGACCAAAGAAGCAAAGAGTTCAAAGTTTCAACTTTCAAGACACGGCCAGTTGACCACATTACATGCATGGACTATTGACCTCACAGCCATTCATCAACCTTACCAAATGGACCACACAACTGATGTGCAGTGTACAATGAGGAATGCAATTCACATTTAGGAATCTTTAATCCTTTAGCAGCTTAGGATGCTGATCAGGAAACAAGCAGAAGTGCCACCAGGACAAACAGGATAGGTCTACCAACTCCTTTTCTAATAACTTCACTAAGATAATTAGTACCGCCCTCTCAAAATCCAGATGAACCCAGTTAACCTTACCAGAAATTTAGTCACACAACATAATTTTTCAGAAATCCATGACCGATGAAAAATGCGGTAAATAGGTCATGTTTATCTTGCTGTGAAGGGAATAGACGCATGAGTACGATGGAAAAGGCACCAAATAGTATACAGACGGTGCATTTCTAATAATGGCCAGTGTGTAtctagtactagtagttactagtaaaTGCGTACGTACAATGCACATTGATATCAGGTAGGGTATTAATTGAGAGTTAAAAAAAGGTAGGATATTAAAGCATGCTGATGTATTAGGTAGGATATGTTTTTAGGACAGGTAGTATTAATTACATGGTTAGTCCTAATGTTAATATTTGGTATGAAATTGAttgcacgctaaacatgttgagcgctcatCATTGGAGCAATCAAGGTCGTTAGATGCACATGGTTTGATGACCAAGATTAGTTGGATCTGCCCGCTTTGGGTCTtcttatattggtatagataataGTGTGTATCTAGTAATAGTTATAAAGAGTGACCTGTAGGTATACTTGACCAAGATTAGTTTGATGCACATGGTTTGATGACCAGAAAGTTTGTTATGTTTTTGTAATGCTGTACCATAATCCTCAAATACAAATGCAATAAGCAACAGCTAATCAGTATGTGTTCTTAGCATATAACAAAATCTGCATTCCTTCCAAAAAGCAAAGCTGTGATTTTGCTACTGTTAGACTGTTGGGGTGACAATTAATGACCAGAATTATTAAGAGCAAGCTCTCGTTTTAGGGTGCATCCTGTCATCAGACAAAGATAACCAGTGTTTATTCAAGCCCCAGTGGGCAACTTCATCAAGCATGGTTAATTGAGTATATCAATACAAAAGTGCAGAACAGTAATAGCAGTATATCAATACCTGAGTGAGTAGACATCAAGAAGGGATCCATTATCATCAACTATAGGAATTGAGCTTATTCTATCTGTAGAATGAAAAAAAAATGTAACAGTTAGGTTCAGTAGCAGTTACTTCATAATGATGTAAAATCTCGCATGTGCCGTTTAAAAAGGAACATGTAAGATGAGTCCCATTTTTTTAAGCATTTCAAGTGGATGGCAGGTTTCCAGGAATCCAACAGCTAAAATCTGATTATTGTATTTTACAAAGAGTAAAATACACTACAAGTCCTAAAACTATTCGAGGGGTGCCAAGTTAGTCCTAATACTATGaaaatgcacatctaggtcctaaaAGTTTGCTAAGTGTGTCGCCCGCAGTCCTATCTGTGCTGCATCAGTTTTTGACTTGCACGCGTGGCAGGTTGACCATTGGCATGTGGCAGCTTTTTGCATAAACCTCCCTAAAAGGTCCCCTCTTCTAATTTGTGGCACCTCCTCTTTGCACGCATCCTCTCTGTTGCCCTCCTCCCCACCTGAGCGGATCCTGTCTAGCTATAAACCTGCACAAAACACTTACAATCCTCGTGTATAGGCTACTAGCATTGCACAAAGGGAGAAAAAAACAAGACAAAGAAACATGGAAGCAAAAGGGAACGAATACAAATACGTGCATTGCATGTGGATGCGGAGCTACAATAACGACACCATCAAATTGACCGATGGGAAATAACGAGGGGGCAGAGAGGAAGGCGCACACCAGACTAATCGAGCTAGAACTCACCAAGAGGAACAAgcctagggtaccaagcacccactGGCGGAGATCGGGGCAGCATCTCGAGAAACGAAGTCGGGGACAAACATTCCTATTGAAGCGTTGTTGTACGCAGGACGACAAGTCGGTGGTGAGGATGTGTTCGGCGCATTGTGGTGCTCCTCTGAGTGGGGGGAATCGGTTCGGCATACTCCGTTTACCCTGATTGCCGGTGGCGACAACGGCGAACACGATAGTGGCGCAACTTGTAAGGTGGCATCGATTGTGAAGAGCATTGTCGTCGCGTCATCTGATGCGGTCTACGGAGACGATGGGGAGAACTTGAGGCGCTTGGTGGTTTATATTGCATATGACAAGATGTGCCCACCCAAACATGAGTGCATCAGTAACATAATGGCCGTAGACGGCAAGAACAAGAGGAACTACGGGACCTAGTTGTGCCATGACGAGGAAGTAGATGTAGGACACCTTGTGGAACATATTGGGCACGAGCTCAAGTACACCGCTGCCAATTTTGCGTTTGCGCCACATTCACCGCTAGAATATGGTTGTCGGAGGTGGAGAGGAAGCCAAGGGAAAGGGCGAGTGCGAAGGGAAGGGGCCACAAAATTAGAAGGGTGGACTTTATGGTGGGTTTTGTGCAAAATATTGCCACATAACAGTGGTCGACCTAACACGCATGCAAGTCAAAGCTGATGCAACACTGATAGGACTGCCCGGGTGACACACTTGACAAACTTTTAGGACCTACATATGCATGTTTCATAGTATCAGGACTAGTCTGACACCCCTCAAATAGTTTTAGGACTTCTGGTATTTTACTCTTTTACAAATATAGCTATCCAAATTTCTCGTTTGAGAGTTTAATGGGTACCCCATTAAACTAGCCATGGACAGGTGCGTGGAAGCTATCTATCCATGTGCCacaaccatgagttggttgcgagatcgtataggtttcagctctagcctaccccaacttgtttgggactaaaggttttgttgttgtttgttgttgtttacTGTTTAATGGGTACTCCATCTATTCATAAATAGACGATTCTCCGATATGCAACTTTGACCATTATATTTTGTGTGAATGTATTAGGGGGGGAAATCCAAACCTGTTGCAGGGTAAATGTATTTCTCATAACAAATCTAAATGTATCATTTTTGTCTAAACCagcctaaattttttttagtataTTATTAGTCCTTAGGAAGTTTGACTGCTCACTTTGTAAAACTCATCTATTTCTGGACAGAGGTTATAATTCAGGAGGGCGAGGTATTAGAGTtaacaggtaaaactcaaatgtgTCACTGCAAAAGATGACAACTAATGGGATGTCTGCATGAGTCAATGATGACACGTGTTAGAAGCCATTGTACAAGTCCTAGGCACATTTATTTCAGACTTGATCACTTGAAATTGATTACCTGCACTATTCAAGAAGGTACTAATCAcctattccctcaaaaaaaaggaaCTAATCACCTACTTAATTTGATTATGTAGCCAACAACCACCGCGCCATGTTCTTATGGATCAACTGGGGAAAATGACATGACTATCTGCATTTCAAATGTCATTCATATGGTACCTTCCAGAAGAAAATCCAGGCAAGTAATTAGAGGAGCACTCAGTCCCGATGTTCTAAGCTGTCTAGTACTTGCCCTTCCAGTATGCTGCGACCATGTACCAATAGGAATACTGGAAATCTGATTTCGCAAAATGGGATAACCTTCTGGTTGTTcttggagctttgagcaaagaacTAAATACATCATCAAGGTAAAGGTAAGCTCAAGTCGAGATGCATGTAAAATTAGCTAGGAGAACAAAGTCTCATAAAAAATACCGTACATTTCAAAATCCCTGGAAGAGTTGCAAGATTAAGTAACGGTATCCCTGATATATCCGTCGAGGACTTAAAGATAGGGACTGAAGATATTTCATTTTGTATTATAGTCAGTGCCACATCCCTTAAATTATCCGAATCCTTAACCTGAAGAAGACATTGTagggaaaagaaaaaggacaattATTATTTCACCTTACTgataaaaagaattaaaaaaaatgtGATTCCAACAATTTTCAACTCCTGCAAATACAGAAGATTCAAACTATCTGGCATGTTTGGATGTGGGGGAATTTAGGCTTTGGAATAGCCAGGCCCCATTCTACCATATCCCAAAAGGCCTGGGTTAGCAGAAAGAATCCCAACAATGAATGGTAGATCAGTCAATATGAATGTTCAAGTAACGATATTGACATATTTTGGAAAATGATGGTAGCATTATATTTCTGGGCATATAATTAGTTTTTCCTATTTGCCAATGCTGATCTTTAGAATGTTTACACAGCTAATCAGATGAGAGAAGCCTGGAAAATGTACAGGAAAATACATGAACTAATGGCCTTCTTTGCATGCCTGCGACATCAGCCCCTCCATAATACTGCAGTTTTGCTTCTTTCCAAGCA
The window above is part of the Triticum aestivum cultivar Chinese Spring chromosome 2A, IWGSC CS RefSeq v2.1, whole genome shotgun sequence genome. Proteins encoded here:
- the LOC123189106 gene encoding sucrose nonfermenting 4-like protein isoform X1, with product MVHRRFSWPFGGQRASFCGSFTGWRECPMGLVGTEFQVVFDLPPGLYQYRFLVDGVWRCDDTKPIVRDEYGLISNEMLVTLVENNTHPAVQLEPPPIRRMNLDEGTILTTMPPEPPSRNSGMQIAVFRHRVSEILLHNTIYDVVPVSSKIAILDARLPVKQAFNIMHDEGLALVPLWDDGQGTVTGMLTASDFVLILRKLQRNIRVLGHEELEMHSVSAWKEAKLQYYGGADVAGMQRRPLVHVKDSDNLRDVALTIIQNEISSVPIFKSSTDISGIPLLNLATLPGILKFLCSKLQEQPEGYPILRNQISSIPIGTWSQHTGRASTRQLRTSGLSAPLITCLDFLLEDRISSIPIVDDNGSLLDVYSLSDIMALAKNDVYACIELEQLTVENALELQYQVNGRRQCHTCLSTSTLLEVLDQLSVPGVRRLVVIEPMTRFVQGIISLRDAITFLLG
- the LOC123189106 gene encoding sucrose nonfermenting 4-like protein isoform X2, with translation MVHRRFSWPFGGQRASFCGSFTGWRECPMGLVGTEFQVVFDLPPGLYQYRFLVDGVWRCDDTKPIVRDEYGLISNEMLVTLVENNTHPAVQLEPPPIRRMNLDEGTILTTMPPEPPSRNSGMQIAVFRHRVSEILLHNTIYDVVPVSSKIAILDARLPVKQAFNIMHDEGLALVPLWDDGQGTVTGMLTASDFVLILRKRNIRVLGHEELEMHSVSAWKEAKLQYYGGADVAGMQRRPLVHVKDSDNLRDVALTIIQNEISSVPIFKSSTDISGIPLLNLATLPGILKFLCSKLQEQPEGYPILRNQISSIPIGTWSQHTGRASTRQLRTSGLSAPLITCLDFLLEDRISSIPIVDDNGSLLDVYSLSDIMALAKNDVYACIELEQLTVENALELQYQVNGRRQCHTCLSTSTLLEVLDQLSVPGVRRLVVIEPMTRFVQGIISLRDAITFLLG
- the LOC123189105 gene encoding pentatricopeptide repeat-containing protein At5g61800; the encoded protein is MAPPPPTLPPPYHSLPNVLSLPRRHARLPIRHLLTAHALAVVAGHLSLPDPNTHTLLLAAYSRLECARGPYTLLLLFRSSLRLSVPPTRRSLPLAVSAASSLRLHLPLALSLHAVAVTRNLLQFAHVANAFVSLYGKNGLPDSARRVFDEMPTPDVISYNALMDGYIKTGRLGLAMKEFHPMPQRDAVSWGTVIAGCAKVGQWEEAVALFNRMRGEGLRPDDVALTAVLSCCAHLGALEKGREVHEYVMQSRSRPNVFLCTGLVDLYAKCGCVEVAQEVFDWCPVRNVFTWNALIVGLAMHGHGTVAVKYFNRMLVEGVRPDGVTFLGVLIGCSHTGLVDMAKRIFSEMEGKYGVSRELKHYGCMADLLGRAGLIEEAMKMVEKMSTKGDTYVWGGILAGCRMHGNVEAAEVAARHLLELNPEDGGVYSVLAGIYADAGRWEDVARVRKLMDHRTGRRNVGCSSITTNQ